A stretch of DNA from Raphanus sativus cultivar WK10039 unplaced genomic scaffold, ASM80110v3 Scaffold0579, whole genome shotgun sequence:
CACCCCACAAACTTGCACACCTGCTCATTGATTCTTCCCCACCTCTGCTTACACTGACTCCATTCTCTAGGAACGGCGCCACTGAGCACAGGGCTTGCGTTGACGTAATCCACTATGCGCTTCCAAAACGCTCCGGCCTTCTGGTCAGTGCTCATGATGGCATCCTTGCTGGTGTTCAACCAAGCGCTGATGAGCACAACGTCTTCTTTGATTGACCACTTTTTTCTTTGAAGAGAGGTTTGGGAGGTTTGGGGAGGATGTTccattttggtttcggtttgggtttgatatgtgtgtgttttacaTGAGGATTTGCTATCTTTTTAAAACTAGTTTTGGCTACTACATTAAACTCTAACAACCAAACATTCATTAGACAACAACTCTCTATCGCAAATGCATTAAACTCTAACAATCAAATCACAGCAACCAACCACAAAACAGATACAATTTATTATCGTTATTAAGAGAACTAGTTCTACTTGTACTTGTACTTTAAAGTTTTAGTTGTATTTTAAACTTGtagttttagttaatttataGACTGAACTACTTGTAGTTCAGTTTATATACggttaacatattaaaaaaaaaaacacaaacatgaTTCGAACCagagaaacagaaacagaaacatttaCCTTTGCTTTTCAATCGAAGCAGACCATCTCCAGGTCAGCGACCTTCACTCTGAGAGCATCCACCTCGCCCGAGAGGCTTTTAACCTGTTCCTGTACAtgtaaacaacaacatcaaaacAGCATCAAAACGTTTTCTTTAACTAAACTATGAAACAACATCAAAACAACATCACTAACCTCTAGTGACTCAATCTGTTGATTGAGGATGGGCACCTCCTTCATCACCTTCTCAGCTTTCTCCAGGCGGTTAGTCAGCTTCTCGATCTCCTCCTGGACACCATGAACCCAAGGCTGACGATAATGGAGCCCATCAGGCTTGGTTAACccataagaaaaagaaaactcatcaaaatcaataaagaaaagaacacaaaaaaatataacaaagaTAGAAGGAGTTGTTTACCTCGTAGTTTATGCATGTGAAGAACCGCTTCCCAGGAAGAGTGTCTTTCTCCTCCTTCGCCTGAACCTCGTCAATCATCCTCCCACCACAGTAACACCTTGTTGGTATCCCGTACTCTGAATCAGCAACATACATCAAGCTGTTGTTGTACTCAATGTTCCTCTTCATGTCTCTTCTCTCTGCTGCGGGATCCATCTCTAGCACAAACAAATCATTCACAAAACTCATTAGCTCAATATGATGAAAACGAAACAATAAACCCGTCTACACaatttaaaaccataaaacGAAACCAACACTATCGATTAAGAACCGTAACCTGTAAAACCCCAAATCAATttcgaaccctaaaccctaaatccccaaatcaatttataaaccCCGATAAACCAACCATAAATCGATTTAACTCCCCCAATACAACCCGCATGACGCTTAATCGAAAGCCCCAACTCGATTTTGAACCCCCAatgaaaaccctaaatcgatTGAGATTCCCCGAGACCCAAAACGCTTCAAAATTGTGGAGAATCTACTCGATACTGACCTGAGCTCGTGGAGGGGACCGTTCGTCGTCGATTTGATGGTCAAAAGCTTCGGAAATCGCCGTCGCACCAGAATCGCCTCGCAATCGCCTTTCAGAGAACCAAACCCTAGGTATCgaagaagaaatgaaaaatgaaagGACTCGGTCAATGCTTCGCGTAAACTCGAAAACGCGGGCCAATGGGGAACCAACACGTGTCTTGAACCCGGCTAAGAACGGATCATGCGTAAGACTCGGGTCACCGAAATTAGCCCATTTTCGATTTATTTTTCCCTGCCCGGCCCTATGAACCCGAGCCCATGGACCCTTTAAAAACCCCCAATGGGCATGCTCTAATGTCTAAAAACGAGACGAGACAAAACGGCCTAAGCGTGGCGCAATAGCCGCTCCTAGTTTATGTCCCCTCATTTATTCCTCCATTACAAACCAcaacatttattttctttgcttCTTGGATTAATATAAACGTCAACTTAGATTTATATTCTTTCTGTTTCATAGTACAAGatgtttttgaaaaagtttttaTGTTTCAACTTGTATTTTGGTATATCAATACTTATTTTATCTTTACTAATATTAGTTACCCAATAATATTTTTCTGCATTGTTTATGATTGGTTAActtattttcaatttatatgaatgataataagattttttaaaaaagattttaatttttgtgcaTTCAAACAAAACATCTTATGGAATAGATGGAATAGATGGagtagattttaaaattataaatttgatgttacaaaatataatattacattcATGTTTAAGTCCACTTCTATTCAGCTGGCTcttttaaataaactaaatagGATTGTctacaaattttaatattttaattttatgttaatttaaaaatcttagATGAAACTAAATCTTTAAATGTAAGGTCTCAGTAAACACCTAAAACTATGATTAACTCCGGTCTTTTAACTGAGATTATTAGTTTTGGTTAAGAGacggtttttattttttcttagattttaactaaaaaaatctaAGAATTGTCTTTTAAATAAGAGATAAAAACCGTTTTTAGtcgaaaaacataaaaaataaaattaaaaattaaaaaatgttaaatcatgAATTAAAAATTTCGGAGCTAAAAGACCGGGGTTAATCATGTCTTAAGATTCATGTCCGCAAAACAACAAAAGCAGAAACAATGAAAAAACATGCAAATTTGCTTGAGATTtattactatataaaatatatctcTTATTTATTTCACATAATAATTATTACTCTTTTTTGacaactaataaatattatttttattcacaGTTTATTTGTTATGAAAGTGtgtttaaaatctgaaaatttatCATAAGAAGTTATTTTCTTAGTAATAACTAGATATGTATTATTTCATTAAGCAATCTATATAATGTATGGTTTTTGGAAATATATCAAAGtaaaatgataattatttaatagtatatttactttagtattttcattaataaatggaaaataaaaattatataccaaCACTATAGCGAAAACAAGATAAGATATATCAATAACAAAACCTTAGGTACATATGTCTAAAATTAGTTTCCTTGTAATTTACTGattattcatttaattatttaactagatatgaaaattatataagttttataaaacataatattttatcctaaattactttataatttatgtattgaggatctaaactaaaatataaatgttgatATATCCTTCTTAtcacaataaatatatttaaaattttatgataaataataataattgtagATATTATCACActtattaaaattgtaaatacaCATTTTTGTAATACAAAATTGGTTCCTCTAGTCAAATACATGCACGTCatctttataaatttatattttaaaataatctattaAGAAATTTCTTAAAATGATTTGGTTGATATGTTATGTTTCTAGTAACAATCTGCGTGGTGACAACTCAGTTAGCAATTCAGTATCATTTATATGAGAGAGTAAAGTAAAGATATGTGGaattcaaaatttaacattaataaGCGaacgttttttattttagtCGAATAGTGATAATAATTAGATATAACTTTATTGTTACTCAACTTTTAAATAGGAATTAACtgttttggttattttaatgttgaatattattatatttagtgATTGACTGTTTTAGTTGTTATTTTTGATATACTTACTTATTAGACAATGATGATATATCTACagcttgacaaaaaaaattctatctAAGCGGTTTAAAGTggattttatatcatttattccTCTGTTTCGGCACCCATTGACAATGACATAACCATAGCTTTAGCTCCACAAATATTTGTTTCTCTCACTTTCTCTTCATGCATGGCTTTTGAGATTTGAGAAACCTAATTCTCTATTATCTCCTCCTTTTTTCATGTGCTTTGGCATGGTTAGCTTCTTTTGGTGTGTGTTCATGTATTTTCCGATAATCTAAGACTTTTCCGGTATTCTTGTTGGGCCATCTTATTTTATGGATTATTGGGTCGCGGGTTTCTTGGTTTTGACGGCCGGTATTATTCTCCGTTCACGGCTCTGGTTTCGTCTAAGAAAATGGAAAacgagagatggagaagaagaagaacaagagaaagagaCGAAGAAGGCTATGATTCCGAAGGGAAGCTTAGGATGGCCGGTGATCGGAGAAACCCTAGCCTTTATTGCTTGTGGATATTCTTCTCGGCCTGTTACCTTCATGGACAAACGAAAGTCTTTGTAAGTCTTTTACTATCAATCCCTTTGACCAGATTTTCTTAAAgcattttttcttacaaatcCTTTAATTAAAAAAGATTATGAATTAAAAATCAACACgatttctaaaagaaaattgtttcaCATCCTCAAAACTTTCTTCAATTTCTAACCCTTTAATTATATCTGCTGGCAACAAAAAATCAGTGTGTGTTATCTGCGTTATTAATCTAGTGATTTCGTTTTGTTTATTGGATTACTTGGAAAAGAAACGTTTTGATAGACAATAGTACACGTCCACATCTACATATACAGcagtttttataaataaataaattaaaaaccaaatgaCTTAttgcagtcaaccaagtaaATGCTAACTTAAAATGCTTCATTCTGAATTTAGTCTAGTGAAGCCTCTCCCCTATTTGTATTCTTATTAGTCAATATTCAAATATGCACCAATTTATTGTAATTTAATCGAAAACTAAAACACCCAATTAACTCCAATTACAATCAATTTATCTCATTTCTAGGCAAAGAAAAAAGTTTCAGGGGATCATATAGTGATAAtgaatttgtaatttgtttatATACGAATTACTCTTTGGGGTGcgaatatataaattaaaaattttgcaCATAACATAATTTGAATGATTATAAAAGACTGACAAAACCAACCTGTCTTCATCTTCTTGGCCATATACAGCAGCAAAATAGTTTTAGCAGAggatcttgtttcttttttatgatTGAGTTCACTTCATTTCATGTGTCATCTTTatctcttctgttttttttttgtcaaactatctcttctgttttatatattattttcctgTGTTATTATTATAACATATGTGTTGTTTTTTTGAACTTCTAACATATgtgttgttattattataatatattacaaacTAAACATCGTTGTTGTGCTATTCTGCGCTATTCATTATTACTTTCTGCatactaataaaatttcaaagataTGTTCTCTTGTTAGCTTCTGAGAAATCTTATCAAGAAAATTATAGGTTTTTATATCCATTCTATATCTCAACAagtaactaaaatttaataattttttgtctTTAATTAGCGTAAAATTTTCATATCAAATGATTTACCTTTTTTGAAATGTGGGAAGAGGAtgcattttctttttattggttaaactagtaATATCATGTGGGTAATTCTTACGGAAATCCTTCTACATGTAAACCATCCAGGTACGGGAATGTGTTCAAGACGAACATAATAGGGACACCAATCATAATATCGACCGATGCAGAGGTTAACAAAGTGGTGCTCCAAAACCATGGCAACACATTCGTCCCTGCATACCCTAAGTCAATCACTGAACTACTTGGAGAAAACTCTATTCTCAGCATCAATGGACCTCATCAAAAGAGGCTACACACGCTCATTGGCGCATTCTTTAGATCTCCTCACCTCAAGGAGAGGATTACTCGAGACATTGAGGCCTCGGTAGGTCTAACTTTAGCTTCTTGGTCTCACCTTCCCGTGGTTCATGTCCAAGACGAGACCAAAAAGGTATTGTTATAAGAACCCATAATATTTGTTTGAAACTCATGTAACATGTTATATTTGTCTGAATTTAAGTATGCTTTTAACATCTTGATCTCgcaatgtttttatttttttgtagatGACGTTTGAGATATTAGTAAAACTGTTGATGAGTATATCACGTGGTGAAGATTTAGATATTCTCAAGCTTGAGTTCGAAGAATTCATCAAGGGTTTGATTTGCATCCCCATCAAATTCCCTGGAACTAGACTTTATAAATCCCTAAAGGTCTAAGCATATCGTTCCCTTGTTCTTATGATAGCCATTGATTAACTCGCTAGCTAGGATCGTGTTCTCGAGAAGTAGTCTCCCCTGTACAAACGCAGTTTGACTAGGTAGAATAAGATTAGGAAGGATGGGTTTTAATCTTTTTACCAATAGTCTCGAGATGACTTTGTATACTGTGTTTAAGCAGGAGATAGGTCGAAAGTCCGTCATCTTCGATGCACCCGGGAATTTAGGAACCAATGTGAGTATTGTTGCGTTAAGCGAGTACGGAAGCAGTCCCGTTTGGAAAAAGTGAGCGATTGACGCACAGACCTCATCCCCCACAGACTCCCAAGCCGCTTTGAAAAAACCTGAGGTTAGTCCGTCTGGCCCTGGAGCCTTGTTTGGATTCAGTTTGAACATCATAATCCTGATCTCCTCCTTTGTCGGTATGTTTTTCATCTTTTCACATTGATCAGGTGAGACAGTGAAGTTTAGGAGATTCTGGAACCAATCCCGTGAGGAGTAGATTGAGAAGGAGATAGAAGTCGGGCCCAGAACTGAGCAGAAGTGAGACACAGCTAGGTTACTCATCTCCATAGGATCTGTTATCCAGACACCTGAAGCATTGAGGAAGGCTCTGATTGCATTGTAGCTCATTCTCACTTGACATATTCTGTGGAAGAAGGTAGTGTTAAGGTCTCCTTCTCTTAACCAGTTTATTCTTGATTTTTGCCTGAAGTATAGCTCTTCGATTTCCCTCAAAAAATTCCATTTTTGGTGTAGGTCTCTTTCCTCTTGGAAGGTTGTTGACGTCGGGTTCTGAAGCGCCTGGACCTGCACACATTGAAGCAAACTGTGAGTTTCACTAACTCTCTCTTGAATTTGTGAATAGTTctctctg
This window harbors:
- the LOC130502481 gene encoding 3-epi-6-deoxocathasterone 23-monooxygenase CYP90C1-like; its protein translation is MDYWVAGFLVLTAGIILRSRLWFRLRKWKTRDGEEEEQEKETKKAMIPKGSLGWPVIGETLAFIACGYSSRPVTFMDKRKSLYGNVFKTNIIGTPIIISTDAEVNKVVLQNHGNTFVPAYPKSITELLGENSILSINGPHQKRLHTLIGAFFRSPHLKERITRDIEASVGLTLASWSHLPVVHVQDETKKMTFEILVKLLMSISRGEDLDILKLEFEEFIKGLICIPIKFPGTRLYKSLKV